A window from Cryobacterium sp. SO1 encodes these proteins:
- the murD gene encoding UDP-N-acetylmuramoyl-L-alanine--D-glutamate ligase gives MGAHSFDPPRQAPDRHRRLDTLTSWHSDWRGLSVAVLGLGMTGFAAADTLAELGADVLVVAGRAPDDRARLLQVLGVPLVTADLDAAPDALVSHDPELIIVSPGFHPDHPLLQWAASHAIPVWGDIELAWRLRDKVGPAAPWILVTGTNGKTTTVQLAATMIAAGGHRVAPCGNIGVPVLDAIRDPQGWDVLVVELSSYQLHHLPLSGPGALVPVSTVCLNIADDHIDWHGSALAYRDAKAKVYANTTVACVYNKADLATMRMVEDADVSDGARAIGFGLGVPGPSDLGIVDGILCDRAFLEDRFDSAIELTTVADLVAVGLAAPHVVANILAAAALARSFDVPPDAIRAALATFRLDAHRIEVIATHDGISWIDDSKATNPHAADASLAAFDSVVWLVGGLLKGVDIGDLVARHAGRLRGAVVIGVERAEVLAAFRRHAPALRVFEIDSDDTGQVMPSAVDMAASLAEAGDVVLLAPAAASMDQFASYAERGAMFAQAVHDYLGGGSHEDPSSYPGA, from the coding sequence ATGGGCGCCCATTCCTTCGACCCACCCCGCCAAGCCCCGGACCGGCACCGCCGGTTAGACACCCTGACCAGCTGGCACTCGGACTGGAGGGGCCTCAGCGTGGCCGTCCTCGGTCTGGGCATGACGGGTTTCGCCGCGGCGGACACCCTGGCCGAACTCGGTGCCGACGTCCTCGTCGTGGCCGGCCGGGCCCCCGACGACAGGGCCCGCCTGCTCCAGGTGCTCGGTGTGCCCCTGGTCACCGCCGATCTGGACGCGGCGCCTGACGCGCTGGTCTCCCACGACCCCGAGCTGATCATCGTCTCCCCTGGCTTCCACCCCGACCATCCGCTGCTCCAGTGGGCCGCCAGTCACGCCATCCCGGTCTGGGGCGACATCGAGCTGGCCTGGCGGTTACGCGACAAGGTCGGACCCGCGGCACCCTGGATCCTGGTGACCGGCACCAACGGCAAGACCACGACAGTGCAGCTCGCCGCGACGATGATCGCCGCCGGCGGGCACCGCGTCGCACCGTGCGGGAACATCGGTGTTCCCGTGCTCGACGCGATCCGCGACCCGCAGGGCTGGGATGTTCTCGTCGTCGAACTCTCCAGCTACCAGCTGCACCACCTGCCGCTGAGCGGCCCCGGCGCCCTCGTGCCGGTCTCCACCGTCTGCCTCAACATCGCCGACGACCACATCGACTGGCATGGTTCAGCGCTCGCGTACCGCGACGCGAAGGCGAAGGTCTACGCCAACACCACTGTGGCCTGCGTCTACAACAAGGCCGACCTCGCCACCATGCGCATGGTCGAGGACGCCGACGTCAGTGACGGTGCCCGGGCGATCGGCTTCGGCCTTGGCGTGCCAGGGCCCAGCGACCTGGGCATCGTCGACGGGATCCTCTGCGATCGTGCGTTCCTCGAGGACCGCTTCGACAGTGCCATCGAACTCACCACGGTCGCCGACCTCGTCGCCGTCGGCCTCGCCGCACCGCACGTGGTCGCCAACATCCTGGCCGCCGCCGCATTGGCCAGGTCCTTCGACGTGCCGCCGGACGCGATCCGCGCGGCCCTGGCCACCTTCAGGCTGGACGCGCACCGGATCGAGGTCATCGCGACCCACGACGGCATCAGCTGGATCGACGATTCGAAGGCCACCAACCCGCATGCGGCTGACGCGTCGCTCGCGGCGTTCGACTCCGTCGTCTGGTTGGTGGGTGGTCTGCTCAAGGGAGTCGACATCGGCGACCTCGTCGCCCGGCACGCCGGTCGGCTGCGCGGTGCCGTGGTGATCGGGGTCGAGCGGGCGGAAGTCCTTGCCGCATTCCGGCGACACGCCCCGGCCCTGCGCGTATTCGAGATCGACTCAGATGACACTGGACAGGTCATGCCGTCCGCCGTCGATATGGCCGCGTCCCTGGCCGAGGCCGGTGACGTGGTCCTGCTGGCGCCGGCCGCGGCATCCATGGACCAGTTCGCGAGTTATGCGGAACGCGGGGCGATGTTCGCCCAGGCCGTACACGATTATTTGGGAGGTGGGTCGCATGAAGATCCGTCCTCGTACCCGGGTGCCTGA
- the ftsW gene encoding putative lipid II flippase FtsW has protein sequence MKIRPRTRVPEHGDNQRGSNLTRINLGKVFRAESTNYLLLLGTTLFLVLFGLVMVLSSSSVDSYLEDAGFYGGLFRQGIFAVLGIPLMLVISRLPVTFWKRVAWPALAVSCFFQCLVIFTPLGVTVAGNTNWLSIGGVQFQPSEAIKVALVIWLGVILAQKQDKLDDWRHVYIPVFGVGGGSVMLVMIGGDLGTVIIMAGILFGALFFAGVRLRMLALPLGIGVVAGGLLAISSENRMTRILSFAVDGCDELNGTISAACWQPLHGTWALANGGVFGAGLGNSKAKWSWLPAADNDYIFAIIGEELGLIGAVVVLLMFVLLAFAFIRIMRGTANMQIKVTTSAVMVWIIGQALVNIGVVLGVLPVLGVPLPLISAGGTALLTTLAAIGVVLSFARSDHNLAEEPTSRAAAPARPAPAVPTRLAPAPGAPKRGSTR, from the coding sequence ATGAAGATCCGTCCTCGTACCCGGGTGCCTGAGCACGGCGACAACCAGCGCGGCAGCAACCTGACCCGGATCAACCTCGGCAAGGTCTTCCGCGCCGAATCGACGAACTACCTGCTCCTTTTGGGCACGACGCTCTTCCTGGTGCTCTTCGGCCTGGTCATGGTGTTGTCCTCCTCGTCGGTGGACTCCTACCTGGAGGACGCCGGTTTCTACGGCGGCTTGTTCCGGCAGGGCATCTTCGCGGTCCTGGGTATCCCGCTGATGCTGGTGATCAGCCGGTTGCCCGTGACCTTCTGGAAGCGCGTCGCCTGGCCGGCCCTGGCCGTGTCCTGCTTCTTCCAATGTCTGGTGATCTTCACCCCGCTGGGCGTCACCGTCGCTGGAAACACCAACTGGCTCTCCATCGGCGGGGTGCAGTTCCAGCCCTCAGAGGCCATCAAGGTCGCCCTGGTGATCTGGCTCGGCGTGATCCTGGCGCAAAAGCAGGACAAGCTCGACGACTGGCGCCACGTCTACATCCCGGTGTTCGGCGTGGGCGGCGGCTCGGTCATGCTGGTGATGATCGGCGGTGACCTCGGAACCGTGATCATCATGGCCGGGATCCTGTTCGGAGCGCTGTTCTTCGCCGGTGTGCGGCTGCGGATGCTCGCCCTGCCGCTGGGCATCGGCGTGGTCGCCGGCGGCCTGCTCGCGATCAGCAGCGAAAACCGGATGACCCGCATCCTGAGCTTCGCCGTCGACGGCTGCGACGAGCTGAACGGCACGATCTCGGCTGCCTGCTGGCAACCCCTGCACGGCACGTGGGCCTTGGCCAACGGGGGAGTGTTCGGCGCGGGCCTGGGCAACTCCAAGGCCAAGTGGTCATGGTTGCCGGCCGCGGACAACGACTACATCTTCGCCATCATCGGTGAAGAGCTCGGCCTGATCGGCGCCGTCGTTGTGCTGCTGATGTTCGTCCTTCTCGCCTTCGCGTTCATCCGCATCATGCGCGGTACCGCCAACATGCAGATCAAGGTGACCACCTCGGCCGTCATGGTCTGGATCATCGGCCAGGCCCTGGTCAACATCGGTGTGGTGCTCGGCGTGCTCCCGGTGCTCGGCGTGCCGCTCCCGTTGATCTCCGCCGGTGGCACGGCTCTGCTGACCACCCTCGCGGCGATCGGTGTCGTGCTGTCCTTCGCCCGAAGCGACCATAACCTGGCCGAAGAGCCCACGAGCCGCGCGGCTGCGCCCGCACGTCCGGCTCCGGCCGTCCCCACCCGCCTGGCTCCGGCGCCGGGCGCCCCGAAACGAGGAAGCACCAGATGA
- a CDS encoding glycosyltransferase, with product MTTYLLAGGGTAGHVNPLLAVADALRLRDPAATVLVLGTAEGLESRLVPERGYELLIVPRLPFPRRPNRAALGFLPKFNRAINDVAAILRQRRVDVVVGFGGYVATPAYLAARRAGVPIAIHEANAKPGLANRVGAALTRSVGVAFPGTRLRHARVVGMPLRREIETLDRAGSRPAGLEFFGLDSDRPVLLVTGGSLGARRINRTIVDSATVLSESGWQVLHITGNAAEVDDPRLPGYRMIAYCDRMDLALSVADFAVSRAGAATVSELSALGIPAAFVPYPVGNGEQRFNAADVVAGGGGILVDDADFLPGWIRAELLPVLAEPRRIHDMSAAALSAGVLDGTARTLELVDEASGAAPGAEPGAAPGATAPHSA from the coding sequence ATGACGACATACCTGCTGGCCGGAGGCGGCACCGCCGGCCATGTCAATCCATTGCTCGCCGTCGCCGACGCGCTCAGACTCCGCGACCCCGCCGCGACCGTGCTCGTGCTCGGCACCGCGGAGGGACTGGAGTCCAGGCTGGTTCCCGAGCGCGGCTACGAACTCCTGATAGTCCCGCGGCTGCCCTTCCCCCGGCGGCCGAACCGGGCCGCCCTCGGCTTCCTGCCGAAGTTCAATCGTGCCATCAACGACGTCGCCGCCATTCTGCGCCAACGCCGGGTTGACGTCGTCGTCGGCTTCGGCGGCTACGTCGCCACCCCGGCGTACCTGGCCGCGCGCCGGGCCGGCGTGCCGATCGCGATCCACGAAGCCAACGCCAAGCCCGGGCTGGCCAACCGGGTCGGCGCCGCACTGACCCGGTCGGTCGGGGTGGCCTTCCCCGGCACGCGCCTCCGCCATGCCCGCGTGGTCGGCATGCCGCTGCGCCGGGAAATTGAAACGCTCGACCGGGCCGGCTCCAGGCCGGCCGGCCTGGAGTTCTTCGGCCTCGACTCCGACCGACCGGTCCTGCTCGTCACCGGCGGCTCCCTTGGCGCCCGTCGCATCAACCGCACCATTGTGGATTCCGCCACTGTCCTCTCCGAGTCCGGCTGGCAGGTCCTGCACATCACCGGCAACGCCGCGGAGGTCGATGACCCCCGTCTGCCCGGTTACCGGATGATCGCCTATTGCGACCGAATGGACCTGGCGCTCTCCGTCGCCGACTTCGCCGTCTCCCGCGCCGGAGCAGCAACGGTCAGCGAACTCAGCGCCCTCGGGATCCCCGCGGCGTTCGTGCCATACCCGGTCGGCAACGGCGAACAGCGGTTCAACGCCGCCGACGTCGTGGCCGGCGGCGGCGGCATCCTCGTCGACGACGCCGACTTCCTGCCCGGCTGGATCCGAGCCGAGCTGCTGCCGGTGCTGGCCGAACCCCGGCGCATTCACGACATGAGCGCCGCCGCCCTCTCCGCCGGGGTGCTTGACGGCACCGCGCGCACACTCGAGCTCGTCGATGAGGCGTCCGGTGCGGCGCCCGGTGCTGAGCCGGGTGCTGCGCCGGGTGCAACGGCACCGCACTCCGCGTAA
- the murC gene encoding UDP-N-acetylmuramate--L-alanine ligase, producing MIKPDLTLIVPEDLGTVHFVGIGGSGMSGIARLFLAAGHTVTGSDSRDSDNVQALRALGATITIGHDAANVGDADSLVVTGALWQDNPEYVLATERGLPVLHRSQALAWLIRSHRLVSVAGAHGKTTSTGMIVTGLLGLGQDPSFVNGGVIESLGVSAGSGADDLFVVEADESDGSFLLYNTGIALITNVDPDHLDHYGSLEAFEAAFVEFAQNADEFVVVSSDDPGAVHVTERLSDKRIITFGEAEGATARVHSIGTAGPVSFTVNWDGVDYSATLRIPGRHNAINAAGAFAVLVGLGFDPASSLEAIAAFGGTERRFELHGTVRGVSVYDDYAHHPTEVAAALSAARTVVGSGRIIAVHQPHLYSRTRLFAQEFADTLEKYADETIVLAVYGAREDPEPGVTGALVSERFQDPTHVAYIPEWQDAADYLGTIARDGDFVVTLGCGDVYRIVPQLLESLAEESSARTRG from the coding sequence GTGATCAAGCCAGACCTGACCCTGATAGTTCCCGAAGACCTCGGCACTGTGCACTTCGTGGGTATCGGCGGCTCGGGGATGAGCGGTATCGCCCGTCTGTTCCTCGCCGCCGGCCACACCGTGACCGGCTCCGACTCGCGCGACTCCGACAACGTGCAGGCCCTACGCGCGCTGGGGGCGACCATCACTATCGGCCACGACGCGGCCAACGTGGGCGACGCCGACAGTCTGGTCGTCACCGGCGCCCTCTGGCAGGACAACCCCGAATACGTGCTCGCCACCGAACGCGGTCTGCCGGTGCTGCACAGGTCCCAGGCCCTCGCCTGGCTGATCCGCTCGCACCGGCTCGTCTCAGTGGCCGGTGCGCACGGCAAGACCACCTCCACGGGCATGATCGTCACCGGGCTCCTCGGCCTCGGCCAGGACCCCAGCTTCGTCAACGGCGGCGTGATCGAATCCCTCGGCGTCAGCGCCGGCAGCGGAGCCGACGATCTCTTCGTGGTTGAGGCCGACGAGTCCGACGGCTCCTTCCTGCTCTACAACACCGGTATCGCGCTGATCACCAACGTCGACCCGGACCACCTCGACCACTACGGCTCGCTCGAGGCCTTCGAGGCGGCATTCGTCGAATTCGCGCAGAACGCCGACGAATTCGTGGTGGTCTCCTCCGACGACCCCGGAGCTGTCCACGTCACCGAACGGCTCTCCGACAAGCGCATCATCACCTTCGGCGAAGCAGAAGGTGCCACAGCCCGGGTGCACTCCATCGGCACCGCAGGCCCCGTGAGCTTCACCGTGAACTGGGACGGGGTCGACTACTCGGCCACCCTGCGCATCCCCGGCCGGCACAATGCGATCAATGCCGCCGGCGCCTTCGCCGTGCTCGTGGGCCTGGGCTTCGACCCGGCCTCCTCCCTCGAGGCGATCGCGGCGTTCGGCGGAACCGAGCGCCGGTTCGAATTGCACGGCACCGTGCGCGGCGTGAGCGTCTACGACGACTACGCCCACCACCCCACCGAAGTGGCGGCAGCGCTCTCCGCCGCCCGCACAGTGGTCGGCTCAGGCCGGATCATCGCCGTGCACCAGCCGCACCTCTACAGCCGCACCCGGCTGTTCGCTCAGGAATTCGCTGACACCCTGGAGAAGTACGCCGACGAGACCATCGTGCTCGCGGTCTACGGAGCCCGCGAAGACCCCGAACCCGGGGTGACCGGTGCGCTGGTCTCCGAGCGTTTCCAGGACCCGACCCACGTCGCCTACATCCCCGAATGGCAGGATGCCGCTGACTACCTCGGCACCATAGCCAGGGACGGCGACTTCGTCGTGACGCTCGGCTGTGGAGACGTTTACCGCATCGTGCCGCAGCTGCTCGAATCCCTCGCCGAAGAGTCCTCGGCGAGGACGCGCGGATGA
- a CDS encoding FtsQ-type POTRA domain-containing protein, with amino-acid sequence MTEPIVLPTAAGTSASAPAAGDRPQARKATKTPQQTTPTNAPPTNATPTNAPPTNAPNTKARKPRARKTTARQSDAQETAEAPDAPLTARAARGRLRAARRARKQYERSEVRRFTSRSRHRRNLWIAAAGAVVALVAFVLVGVFSPLMALRTIEITGTNRIPAADVAQALDGQLGTPLPLLDLTEVKKQLSEFSLIRSYVTESRPPDTLVVRIVEREPVGAITSTAGFDLVDAAGVVIQSGPDRPEGYPRIDSAGGASGAGFQAAIAVVGALPEGIRGQLDTVTAATKDDVALTLGGGARVVWGNAERSEYKAVVLAALLVSHPVGSVTEYDVSSPDSAVVR; translated from the coding sequence GTGACCGAGCCGATAGTGCTGCCGACCGCCGCCGGCACCTCTGCCTCCGCCCCCGCAGCAGGAGACCGGCCACAGGCCCGGAAGGCGACGAAGACCCCACAGCAGACCACGCCCACGAATGCCCCGCCGACGAATGCCACGCCGACGAATGCCCCGCCGACGAATGCCCCGAACACGAAGGCCCGGAAACCGAGGGCCCGAAAAACCACGGCCCGGCAGTCAGATGCCCAGGAGACGGCGGAGGCGCCGGACGCTCCGCTGACCGCGCGTGCGGCTCGCGGTCGGCTGCGCGCCGCGCGGCGCGCCCGCAAGCAGTACGAACGCAGCGAGGTGCGACGCTTCACGTCCAGGTCCCGGCATCGCCGCAACCTGTGGATCGCCGCGGCCGGTGCAGTAGTCGCCCTCGTGGCCTTCGTCCTCGTCGGCGTCTTCTCGCCGCTGATGGCGTTGCGCACGATCGAGATCACCGGCACCAACCGGATCCCTGCGGCCGACGTGGCCCAGGCCCTCGACGGACAATTGGGCACCCCGTTGCCCTTGCTGGACCTGACCGAGGTGAAGAAACAGCTCAGCGAATTCAGCCTGATTCGGAGTTATGTCACCGAGAGCAGGCCCCCGGACACCCTCGTAGTGCGCATCGTCGAACGCGAACCCGTTGGCGCGATAACCTCCACCGCCGGCTTCGACCTTGTCGACGCCGCCGGTGTGGTCATCCAGAGCGGGCCAGACCGCCCGGAGGGCTATCCTCGGATCGACTCCGCCGGCGGCGCCAGCGGTGCAGGCTTCCAGGCCGCCATCGCCGTCGTTGGGGCGTTGCCGGAAGGCATCCGCGGCCAGCTGGACACCGTCACCGCCGCCACCAAGGACGACGTCGCGCTCACCCTGGGCGGGGGAGCCCGCGTGGTCTGGGGCAACGCGGAACGAAGCGAGTACAAGGCCGTCGTGCTGGCCGCGTTGCTCGTGAGCCACCCCGTCGGAAGCGTGACCGAATACGATGTCTCCTCGCCGGACAGCGCCGTCGTTCGCTGA
- the ftsZ gene encoding cell division protein FtsZ has product MSTNQNYLAVIKVVGIGGGGVNAVNRMIELGLRGVEFIAINTDAQALLMSDADVKLDVGRDLTRGLGAGADPEVGRRAAEDHAEEIEEALAGADMVFVTAGEGGGTGTGGAPVVARIAKSIGALTIGVVTKPFGFEGKRRQAQAETGVASLKNEVDTLIVVPNDRLLEISDRGISMLEAFATADQVLLAGVQGITDLITTPGLINLDFADVKSVMQGAGSALMGIGSSRGADRAIKAAELAVASPLLEASIDGAHGVLLSIQGGSNLGIFEINDAARLVQEAVHPEANIIFGAVIDDTLGDEVRVTVIAAGFDGGEPGAKVAEVRRSDLVAAGVAAGVSGGATGAIAGAAAASDSSPIAEPTGSVWSSDPAASTPVADPAFEDDSDDLDIPDFLK; this is encoded by the coding sequence GTGTCAACTAATCAGAACTACCTAGCAGTCATCAAGGTTGTTGGAATTGGCGGCGGCGGCGTGAACGCCGTCAACCGCATGATCGAGCTCGGCCTCCGAGGGGTCGAATTCATCGCCATCAATACGGATGCCCAGGCACTCCTGATGAGCGATGCAGACGTCAAGCTCGACGTCGGCCGCGACCTCACCCGAGGTCTCGGCGCCGGAGCAGACCCCGAGGTCGGCCGTCGTGCCGCCGAGGACCACGCCGAGGAAATCGAAGAGGCGCTGGCCGGAGCCGACATGGTCTTCGTCACCGCAGGCGAGGGTGGTGGAACCGGCACCGGCGGGGCTCCCGTCGTGGCCAGGATCGCCAAGTCCATCGGCGCCCTGACCATCGGTGTTGTCACCAAGCCGTTCGGCTTCGAGGGCAAGCGTCGCCAGGCCCAGGCCGAGACAGGGGTCGCCTCGCTCAAGAACGAGGTCGACACCCTCATCGTTGTGCCGAACGACCGCCTGCTGGAGATCAGTGATCGTGGTATCAGCATGCTCGAGGCGTTCGCCACCGCAGACCAGGTGCTCCTCGCCGGTGTGCAGGGCATCACCGACCTGATCACCACCCCCGGCCTGATCAACCTCGACTTCGCCGACGTCAAGTCGGTCATGCAGGGCGCCGGTTCCGCCCTGATGGGCATCGGTTCCTCCCGGGGAGCTGACCGTGCCATCAAGGCCGCCGAACTCGCCGTGGCGTCCCCGCTGCTCGAAGCGTCCATCGACGGCGCCCACGGTGTGCTGCTCTCGATCCAAGGTGGCTCCAACCTCGGCATCTTCGAGATCAACGACGCGGCCCGCCTGGTGCAGGAAGCCGTTCACCCCGAAGCCAACATCATCTTCGGTGCCGTCATCGACGACACCCTGGGTGACGAGGTGCGCGTCACCGTCATCGCCGCAGGATTCGACGGCGGTGAGCCCGGCGCCAAGGTGGCCGAGGTTCGTCGCTCCGACCTCGTCGCCGCCGGTGTGGCCGCCGGGGTCTCCGGTGGAGCCACGGGCGCCATCGCAGGCGCCGCAGCCGCATCCGACAGTTCCCCGATCGCCGAGCCCACCGGTTCGGTCTGGTCGAGCGACCCCGCGGCAAGCACTCCGGTAGCCGACCCGGCCTTCGAGGACGATTCGGACGACCTGGACATCCCCGATTTCCTGAAGTAA
- a CDS encoding YggS family pyridoxal phosphate-dependent enzyme: MTDPDLSQRLADVRGGIADAARLAGRSVDDITTVVVTKFQPIELVRELLELGVRDFGESRHQEAQAKATDLAGSGIRWHFVGQVQGKKARQIRSYASVIHSVDRASLVTGLASSALDGSVPDGSVPDNSVPDGSVPEISALDCFVQVNLTEDPARGGVSIPDLAPLVERVLAAPGLRLLGLMAVAPLGADPKRSFALVSELGSQMRAIAPDAHYLSMGMSQDYAAAIAEGATHLRIGTAITGNRPAAVNLKTS; this comes from the coding sequence ATGACCGATCCGGATCTCTCGCAACGGCTGGCGGACGTGCGCGGCGGCATCGCCGACGCCGCACGGCTCGCCGGCCGGTCGGTGGACGACATCACCACAGTGGTGGTGACAAAATTCCAGCCGATCGAGCTGGTGCGTGAGCTCCTCGAGCTCGGCGTGCGCGACTTCGGTGAGAGCCGGCACCAGGAGGCGCAGGCCAAGGCCACAGATCTGGCCGGATCCGGCATCCGATGGCATTTCGTCGGCCAGGTGCAGGGCAAGAAGGCCCGGCAGATTCGTTCGTACGCCTCGGTCATCCACTCCGTGGACCGGGCCTCGCTTGTGACCGGCCTGGCCAGTTCGGCGCTGGATGGCTCGGTGCCGGATGGGTCGGTGCCGGATAATTCAGTGCCGGATGGTTCGGTGCCGGAAATTTCAGCGCTGGACTGTTTCGTGCAGGTAAACCTCACCGAGGACCCGGCCAGGGGTGGGGTGTCGATTCCCGACCTCGCGCCGCTGGTGGAACGCGTCCTCGCGGCCCCGGGTCTCCGGCTGCTCGGGCTGATGGCTGTCGCACCGCTCGGCGCGGATCCGAAGCGCTCATTCGCCCTGGTCAGCGAGCTGGGGTCCCAAATGCGCGCCATTGCCCCCGACGCCCATTATCTGTCGATGGGCATGTCCCAGGACTACGCGGCCGCCATCGCCGAAGGCGCGACACACCTGCGAATTGGCACCGCAATCACCGGGAATCGCCCGGCAGCGGTTAATCTGAAAACGTCGTAA
- a CDS encoding cell division protein SepF, with translation MSNPLKKTMVYLGLADEELEYEAPAAAPVSTLPTQSAHAASSHATPANGSHTSGRAPVTPLHKTSTPKNVVVSEMNEILTVHPRQYRDAQVIAESFREGIPVIINLSQMSDADARRLIDFASGLSQGLYGKIERVTAKVFLLSPSHVVISGDNAAEEGDTDSSFFAQS, from the coding sequence ATGTCCAACCCGCTCAAGAAAACCATGGTCTACCTGGGTCTGGCAGACGAAGAGCTGGAATATGAGGCGCCCGCAGCGGCTCCCGTCTCCACTCTCCCCACCCAGTCAGCCCATGCCGCGTCGTCCCACGCCACCCCGGCGAACGGATCGCACACGTCTGGCCGCGCACCGGTCACGCCGTTGCACAAGACCTCCACCCCCAAGAATGTTGTCGTGTCTGAAATGAACGAGATCCTCACCGTCCACCCGCGTCAGTACCGCGACGCCCAGGTGATCGCCGAGTCCTTCCGTGAGGGCATCCCGGTCATCATCAACCTGTCCCAGATGAGTGATGCAGACGCTCGCCGTCTCATCGACTTCGCCAGCGGCCTGTCCCAGGGCCTCTACGGCAAGATCGAGCGCGTCACGGCCAAGGTGTTCCTGCTGTCGCCGTCGCACGTCGTGATCTCCGGCGACAACGCCGCTGAGGAGGGGGACACCGATTCCTCCTTCTTCGCCCAGTCCTAA
- a CDS encoding YggT family protein, producing MSVVNLVLGIAYYCLLLYFFVMWGRFIVDLVRGINRSWRPHGFVLVLIEVVYTLTDPPINFFRRIFPPLRVGPIAFDFGWSLTMLCCIIGMWITAIRF from the coding sequence GTGTCCGTAGTCAACCTGGTCCTCGGGATCGCCTACTACTGCCTGCTTCTCTACTTCTTCGTGATGTGGGGTCGATTCATCGTCGACCTCGTGCGGGGGATCAACAGGTCATGGCGACCGCACGGGTTCGTCCTCGTGCTCATCGAAGTCGTCTACACGCTCACCGACCCACCGATCAACTTCTTTCGTCGCATCTTCCCGCCGCTCCGCGTCGGCCCGATCGCGTTCGACTTCGGCTGGAGCCTGACGATGCTCTGCTGCATCATCGGCATGTGGATTACGGCGATTCGGTTCTGA
- a CDS encoding DivIVA domain-containing protein, which produces MALTPEDVVNKRFQSTKFREGYDQDEVDDFLDEVVVELRRLTQENEELKARLSGGEGAAAGAAGASAAPAKVAEPVNTPEPVAEPVAVVPEPVAAAPVAAAPAAEPLDETAGTTNLLQLARRLHEEHVKEGAEKRDALIAEGHATAARVIAESEAKQRAQINILDKERSVLENKIEELRTFEREYRQKLKSYIEGQLRDLDSASPVGAGAGKDSGNSPKASFQGFGA; this is translated from the coding sequence ATGGCGCTAACTCCGGAAGATGTAGTCAACAAGAGGTTCCAGTCGACCAAGTTCCGCGAGGGATATGACCAGGACGAGGTTGACGACTTCCTCGACGAGGTCGTTGTCGAGCTGCGACGCCTGACCCAGGAGAACGAGGAGCTCAAGGCTCGTCTCTCCGGTGGCGAGGGCGCGGCTGCCGGTGCTGCTGGGGCCAGTGCGGCTCCTGCCAAGGTCGCGGAGCCCGTCAACACTCCCGAGCCCGTCGCTGAGCCCGTCGCCGTTGTGCCCGAGCCCGTTGCCGCAGCGCCCGTCGCCGCAGCCCCGGCCGCCGAGCCGCTCGACGAGACCGCCGGCACGACCAACCTGCTGCAGCTGGCTCGCCGCCTGCACGAGGAGCACGTCAAGGAAGGCGCCGAGAAGCGCGACGCCCTGATCGCCGAGGGCCACGCCACGGCAGCCCGCGTGATCGCGGAGTCCGAAGCCAAGCAGCGCGCTCAGATCAACATTCTCGACAAGGAGCGTTCGGTCCTCGAGAACAAGATCGAGGAACTGCGCACGTTCGAGCGCGAGTACCGCCAGAAGCTGAAGAGCTACATCGAGGGTCAGCTTCGCGACCTCGACTCCGCGTCGCCCGTCGGCGCCGGTGCGGGCAAGGACTCGGGCAACTCGCCGAAGGCGAGCTTCCAGGGCTTTGGCGCGTAA
- the lspA gene encoding signal peptidase II: MARNNPTKVSYRALLVLALVAVAGYALDQISKALVVSTMTEGETARVLGDVLQLHFIRNPGAAFSFATGLTWVFSLIAAGVVVFVVWFAPRIRSSPWAIVFGLLLGGVLGNLTDRLFREPSFGLGHVVDFIYTPWMMPAIYNIADSCIVVSMLLFMFLTLRGIGLDGRRTTAPARDAPEPAAGIDVADGPAPLVTPN; this comes from the coding sequence TTGGCGCGTAACAACCCGACGAAGGTCAGTTACCGCGCCCTGCTCGTCCTGGCCCTTGTGGCCGTGGCCGGGTATGCGCTCGATCAGATCAGCAAGGCCCTCGTCGTCTCTACGATGACCGAGGGCGAGACCGCCCGGGTTCTGGGTGACGTGCTTCAACTGCACTTCATCCGGAACCCCGGCGCGGCATTCTCCTTCGCCACCGGCCTCACCTGGGTGTTCTCACTCATAGCGGCCGGTGTCGTCGTGTTCGTCGTGTGGTTCGCCCCGCGCATCCGCTCAAGCCCCTGGGCGATCGTTTTCGGTCTCCTGCTCGGCGGCGTGCTCGGCAACCTGACCGACCGACTGTTCCGCGAGCCAAGCTTCGGCCTCGGACACGTCGTCGACTTCATCTACACCCCCTGGATGATGCCGGCCATCTACAACATTGCAGACTCCTGCATCGTAGTGAGCATGCTTCTGTTCATGTTCCTCACGCTGCGCGGTATCGGCCTCGATGGCCGTCGCACCACGGCACCTGCACGGGATGCCCCCGAGCCCGCCGCTGGGATCGACGTCGCTGACGGCCCCGCTCCTCTCGTCACCCCCAACTGA